In the Streptomyces sp. f51 genome, one interval contains:
- a CDS encoding SDR family oxidoreductase: protein MTGASSGIGAATARSLHAAGHRVALLARRTDRVEALADELGEGAMAVSADVTDRGALVAAAERVKQEFGGTDVLVNNAGVMLLGPFSAEQRDDYRKMIEVNLLGAITATEVFLDQLKDGGGDLVNISSVAGRVANAGSSVYAATKFGLNGWSEALRKELLPDVRVTVIEPGVVATELPTHITHEATRQGAQRLYDVAQVTAEDVAEVITFAVQRPRHLAIHEILLRPAGQA, encoded by the coding sequence ATCACCGGGGCCTCCTCCGGGATCGGGGCCGCGACCGCCCGGTCGCTGCACGCGGCGGGCCACCGGGTCGCGCTTCTCGCCCGCCGCACGGACCGCGTCGAGGCCCTCGCCGACGAGCTCGGCGAGGGTGCGATGGCCGTGTCCGCCGACGTCACGGACCGCGGCGCCCTCGTCGCGGCGGCCGAACGGGTGAAGCAGGAGTTCGGCGGTACGGACGTCCTGGTGAACAACGCCGGGGTCATGCTGCTCGGCCCGTTCTCCGCCGAGCAGCGCGACGACTACCGCAAGATGATCGAGGTCAATCTGCTCGGCGCGATCACGGCCACCGAGGTGTTCCTCGACCAGCTCAAGGACGGCGGCGGCGATCTCGTGAACATCTCCTCTGTCGCCGGCCGGGTCGCCAACGCCGGCAGTAGCGTGTACGCGGCCACCAAGTTCGGGCTCAACGGCTGGTCGGAGGCGCTGCGCAAGGAGCTGCTGCCCGACGTGCGCGTCACGGTGATCGAGCCGGGCGTCGTCGCCACCGAGCTGCCCACCCACATCACCCACGAAGCGACCCGCCAGGGCGCCCAGCGGCTCTACGACGTCGCCCAGGTCACCGCCGAGGACGTAGCCGAGGTCATCACCTTCGCCGTCCAGCGCCCCCGACACCTGGCCATCCACGAGATCCTGCTCCGGCCCGCGGGCCAGGCCTGA
- a CDS encoding peptidase yields MALLLVLAFTQTAGVMPASAGETRDSAGETRVAGAPSPHDPAAHRTIGIRLLDAPESRRADPRAQAYIVDHLAPGSTIERRVEVFNESPTPMHVDLYAAAATIAKGRFTFARGRTPDELTSWTSLDRTSLDLAASATARVRTTIRVPKDAAEGERYGVVWAQTGTPVDRSHTVTMLGRVGVRMYIDVGPGGEPPSDFTIDRIRSTRAADGRAEVHARIHNTGGRALDISGALSLRDGPSGLRAGPFAARTGTSLAPGDAAEVVVPLDARIPDGPWTVALTARSGLVERTARAKVTFPDSPEAAGEVVASVTRQGQLLGRLPALGVVALSALVLVALCLPVSRFLRRRR; encoded by the coding sequence TTGGCACTGCTGCTGGTCCTGGCCTTCACGCAGACGGCCGGGGTGATGCCGGCGTCGGCAGGGGAGACGAGGGATTCGGCGGGGGAGACGAGGGTGGCCGGAGCGCCCTCTCCTCACGACCCGGCCGCGCACCGCACCATCGGTATCCGGCTGCTCGACGCCCCCGAGAGCCGCAGGGCCGACCCCAGGGCTCAGGCGTACATCGTCGACCACCTCGCACCCGGCTCGACCATCGAGCGCCGGGTCGAGGTCTTCAACGAGTCGCCCACACCCATGCACGTCGACCTCTACGCTGCGGCGGCCACCATCGCCAAGGGCCGGTTCACCTTCGCGCGCGGGCGTACGCCCGACGAGCTGACCAGCTGGACGTCTCTCGACAGAACGAGCCTCGACCTGGCGGCGTCCGCAACGGCGCGGGTGCGCACCACCATTCGCGTGCCCAAGGACGCCGCCGAAGGCGAACGGTACGGCGTCGTCTGGGCGCAGACCGGCACCCCCGTGGACCGTTCGCACACGGTGACGATGCTGGGCCGGGTGGGCGTCCGCATGTACATCGACGTCGGTCCCGGCGGTGAGCCGCCCTCGGACTTCACGATCGACCGGATCCGCTCGACCCGGGCCGCCGACGGGCGGGCGGAGGTCCACGCCCGGATCCACAACACCGGGGGCCGCGCCCTGGACATCAGCGGGGCGCTCTCCCTCCGCGACGGGCCGAGCGGGCTGCGTGCCGGACCGTTCGCGGCGAGGACGGGCACGTCACTGGCTCCTGGCGACGCCGCGGAGGTGGTCGTCCCGTTGGACGCACGCATCCCGGACGGCCCGTGGACGGTGGCGCTCACCGCGAGAAGCGGCCTGGTCGAGCGCACCGCGCGCGCCAAGGTCACGTTCCCGGATTCCCCGGAGGCCGCCGGGGAGGTCGTCGCGTCGGTCACCCGGCAGGGCCAACTCCTGGGGCGGTTGCCCGCTTTGGGGGTCGTAGCGCTCTCCGCCTTGGTCCTCGTCGCCCTGTGCCTGCCGGTCTCCCGGTTCCTCCGGCGCCGCAGATGA
- a CDS encoding YbhB/YbcL family Raf kinase inhibitor-like protein yields the protein MPAHNPFARLPQAASFTVTSTTVTDGAAWPPEQLSSGLPGGKDTSPQLSWSGAPDGTKSYAVTVYDPDAPTGSGFWHWAVADIPVTVTELPEGAGDDTGSQLPEGAYQLPNDARLARYIGAAPPSGHGPHRYFIVVHALDIPSAGVPADATPAVLGFTMAGHTLGRAVLLATAETPA from the coding sequence GTGCCTGCCCATAACCCCTTCGCCCGCCTCCCCCAGGCGGCCTCGTTCACCGTCACCAGCACCACCGTCACCGACGGTGCCGCGTGGCCGCCCGAGCAGCTTTCCTCCGGCCTGCCCGGCGGGAAGGACACATCGCCGCAGCTGTCCTGGAGTGGTGCCCCGGACGGCACGAAGAGCTACGCCGTCACCGTCTACGACCCCGACGCCCCCACCGGGTCCGGGTTCTGGCACTGGGCGGTCGCCGACATTCCCGTCACGGTCACCGAGCTCCCCGAGGGCGCCGGCGACGACACCGGGTCACAACTGCCCGAGGGCGCCTACCAGTTGCCCAACGACGCCCGGCTGGCGCGCTACATCGGCGCCGCCCCGCCGTCCGGGCACGGCCCGCACCGCTACTTCATCGTCGTGCACGCCCTCGACATCCCGTCGGCAGGCGTTCCGGCCGACGCCACACCGGCCGTCCTCGGCTTCACCATGGCCGGTCACACCCTCGGGCGCGCGGTGTTGCTCGCCACTGCCGAAACGCCCGCATGA
- a CDS encoding GntR family transcriptional regulator gives MTQTARPSIPAGKQMLSEQVYAHLRDAIMRGDHAPGAPLKPQDLAKEQGVSLAVVREALVRLVGEGLADRLPNRGFAVPSFSDQRWQEIAEARRTIEPVVLRMSVERGDVDWEARVRAAHHRLVRTPAYVPEEGEYYTDAWAEAHRAFHRTLLEGCGNRALLETFDRLWTASELARRWSAHRDPDRDGAKEHRMLEEAALARDADTAAAILVQHLTLTAAALTDDSGPAM, from the coding sequence ATGACTCAGACGGCGCGCCCCTCGATCCCGGCGGGGAAGCAGATGCTCTCCGAGCAGGTCTACGCCCACCTGCGGGACGCGATCATGCGCGGGGACCACGCCCCCGGCGCCCCCCTCAAGCCGCAGGATCTTGCCAAGGAGCAGGGCGTGAGCCTGGCCGTGGTGCGCGAGGCGCTCGTACGGCTGGTCGGTGAAGGGCTCGCCGACCGGTTGCCCAACCGCGGTTTCGCCGTCCCGTCCTTCTCCGACCAGCGCTGGCAGGAGATCGCGGAAGCACGCCGGACCATCGAACCGGTCGTCCTGCGCATGTCCGTTGAGCGCGGCGACGTCGACTGGGAGGCCCGCGTGCGGGCCGCGCACCATCGTCTGGTTCGCACTCCGGCGTATGTGCCGGAGGAGGGCGAGTACTACACCGATGCCTGGGCCGAGGCGCACAGGGCCTTCCACCGCACGTTGCTGGAGGGGTGTGGCAACCGCGCGCTGCTGGAGACCTTCGACCGGTTGTGGACGGCCAGTGAGCTGGCCCGCCGTTGGTCGGCGCACCGCGACCCCGACCGGGACGGCGCGAAGGAACACCGGATGCTGGAGGAGGCAGCGCTGGCCCGCGACGCCGACACCGCAGCCGCGATCCTGGTCCAGCACCTCACCTTGACCGCGGCCGCCCTGACCGACGATTCAGGTCCTGCCATGTAG